Proteins encoded together in one Solanum lycopersicum chromosome 7, SLM_r2.1 window:
- the LOC138337169 gene encoding uncharacterized protein, producing the protein MDLHLSINGESADWVTEPKGAIKKANLTFFAKFLWLLVRHCLSPTAADNIVTWDRAVLIAAMIDEFEVDFAWLLQAVMHERAFKVTTTYPFLCMIFALCRTAGVPIWHIDQLKTLQGTVDVVLIRDEANELAPRQGPRPELPPLADDLADTVAQARTATQASTNTTSVESIPSSSPAPSSSRTAPLPLPAPLARVQKLEAQMATLLHHIQPWMQKATTESEARIERKMQRKSTEVHQRLDAFELRVLARPAPMVDVSTLQAAVDSLRADTDTILEVRVPEPVEPVEDTVLAALFATSELPPPSPRESAKRRRGRSEDEARARKKERREMEVERRASLAEAEAHHIRASQIVAGASSSRTVETAGGTTEGAVVAEDITEGVQIAEDPTEGVQIAEDVGSGKPDPPDC; encoded by the coding sequence atggacctGCATCTATCAATCAACGGAGAGAgtgcagattgggtcactgagccgaagggggccatcaagaaggccaacctcacgttcttcgcgaagttcttgtggctgctcgtccgtcactgcctttcccctacagctgctgataacatcgtcacttgggatcgagcagtgctgatAGCGGCGATGATAGACGAATTCGAGgtcgacttcgcatggcttctccaggcagtcatgcacgagagggcgttcaaggtcactactacctaccccttcctgtgtatgatttttgctctttgcaggaccgcaggtgtgcccatatggcacatagatcagttgaagaccctacagggcaccgttgacgtcgtcctcatcagagacgaggccaatgagttggccccacgtcaagggccccgtccagagctgccaccacttgctgatgatcttgcggacacggtggcccaggcccgcaccgctacacaggcgtccactaacactacctcggtcgagtctatcccgagtagtagcccagccccgagcTCATCTCGTACAGCTCCTCTACCGTTACCGGCCCCGTtggctagggtccaaaaattggaggcacaaatggccacccttctgcatcatatccagccgtggatgcaaaAGGCTACTACTGAGTCTGAAGCACGTatagagaggaagatgcagcgTAAGAGtactgaggttcaccagcgcctcgatgcatttgagttgagagtgttagcccgtccagcccctatggtagatgtgtcgactctacaggctgcagtcgacagtcttcgtgcagacaccgacacgatcctagaggtGAGAGTGCCGGAGCCTGTCGAGCCTGTTGAGGAcactgtattggcggccctgtttGCTACGTCAGAACTTCCCCCACCTTCcccgagagagagtgccaagaggcggaggggtcgatcagaggatgaggcgcgagcaaggaagaaggagcgccgagagatggaggtcGAGAGGAGAGCCTcccttgctgaggcggaggcacaccacatcagagcatcgcagatagtggctggggcatctagctcccgcactgtagagacagcaggaggcactactgagggtgcggttgttgctgaggacatcactgagggtgtccagattgctgaggaccccactgagggtgtccagattgcagaggatgtgggttctgggaaaccagacccaccagattgttga